In a genomic window of Microterricola viridarii:
- a CDS encoding MFS transporter: protein MDTTISAQSAPTQQQQRRSATRAVAASTVGSVLEYYDFFVFGSLSALVFGQVFFAADDPAVATLLSLATFTVGFIARPLGGIILGHFGDRVGRKRVLLFTFMLTGIVTVLIGFLPTYAQVGAIAPILLVLLRILQGIGIGGEWGGAALLAVEHAPANRRGLFGSIVQAGAPIGVILSSGVVAILTATMGIEGLVAGGWRIPFLASAALLLVGLFLRFRVEETPEFAAVKEEKNEAKMPVLEALRSYPKEILAAIFIHTSDTTLGLVQGVFVLGYASGVLGMDPTIVLLANIFSSVVNLIITPIAGHFGDSYGQKRVLSVGLVALALWAFPMFWLIGTGTVVGLFTATGVSGLLVGTLFSQQATLFADMFDPRVRYSGMSMGFQLGTVLGGGFGPLIAQSLTSATGGATWSVSTYILFIAIVALFFTITVKPRFGAHAHANVGRRAAVPTR, encoded by the coding sequence ATGGACACGACAATTTCGGCACAGAGCGCGCCGACGCAGCAGCAGCAGCGGCGATCGGCGACGCGCGCCGTCGCGGCCAGCACCGTCGGCTCCGTGCTGGAGTACTACGACTTCTTCGTCTTCGGCTCGCTCTCGGCCCTGGTGTTCGGCCAGGTCTTCTTCGCGGCCGATGACCCCGCCGTGGCGACGCTGCTCTCCTTGGCCACCTTCACCGTCGGCTTCATCGCCCGCCCGCTCGGCGGCATCATCCTCGGCCACTTCGGCGACCGCGTCGGCCGCAAGCGCGTGCTGCTGTTCACCTTCATGCTCACCGGCATCGTCACGGTGCTGATCGGCTTCCTGCCCACCTACGCCCAGGTCGGCGCCATCGCGCCGATCCTGCTCGTTCTGCTGCGCATCCTGCAGGGCATCGGCATCGGCGGCGAGTGGGGCGGGGCGGCCCTGCTGGCCGTCGAGCACGCCCCGGCCAACCGCCGCGGCCTCTTCGGCAGCATCGTGCAGGCCGGCGCCCCGATCGGCGTGATCCTCTCCTCCGGTGTCGTCGCGATCCTCACGGCGACCATGGGCATCGAGGGCCTTGTCGCGGGCGGCTGGCGCATCCCGTTCCTCGCCAGCGCCGCACTGCTCCTCGTCGGTCTCTTCCTCCGCTTCCGCGTCGAGGAGACGCCGGAGTTCGCCGCCGTCAAGGAGGAGAAGAACGAGGCGAAGATGCCCGTGCTCGAGGCGCTGCGCAGCTACCCGAAGGAGATCCTGGCCGCGATCTTCATCCACACCAGCGACACCACCCTGGGCCTGGTGCAGGGCGTCTTCGTGCTCGGCTACGCCTCCGGCGTGCTCGGCATGGACCCGACCATCGTGCTCCTGGCCAACATCTTCTCCTCGGTCGTGAACCTCATCATCACGCCGATCGCCGGGCACTTCGGCGACAGCTACGGGCAGAAGCGCGTGCTGAGCGTCGGCCTGGTGGCCCTCGCCCTCTGGGCGTTCCCGATGTTCTGGCTGATCGGCACCGGCACCGTTGTCGGACTGTTCACCGCGACCGGCGTCAGCGGCTTGCTCGTCGGCACGCTCTTCAGCCAGCAGGCGACGCTCTTCGCCGACATGTTCGACCCGCGCGTGCGCTACTCCGGCATGTCGATGGGCTTCCAGCTCGGCACCGTGCTCGGCGGGGGCTTCGGACCGCTCATCGCCCAGTCGCTCACCTCGGCCACCGGCGGCGCGACGTGGAGCGTCTCGACGTACATCCTGTTCATCGCGATCGTCGCCCTGTTCTTCACGATCACGGTCAAGCCGCGATTCGGGGCCCACGCGCACGCCAACGTCGGCCGTCGCGCGGCCGTGCCCACCCGCTAG
- a CDS encoding arylsulfatase: MSTSPAGFAGIIGETVADSTPSWAEPSSARAKRPNVVVVILDDTGWADFGCFGSEISTPTIDALAASGVRFSNFNVTPLCSPTRASLLSGRNHHAIGMRFLADTDTGFPNSRGAIRPDVALLPQILREEGYGTYLVGKWHLAPLHELTPAGPYQNWPLARGFDRYYGFLDGCTDQYEPELYEDNHPTAVPDRPNYHLSEDLADKAASYVRNHVAYRPHDPFYLQLALGATHAPFQAPREFIDRYVDTFTTGWDVTRRERLERQIELGLSPEGTTLTDRVDGVAAWDELDDEQRTVFAQLQAAFAGFLEHADAQLGRFLDELSALGERDNTIVLVLSDNGASPEGGAGGDVDTNAPYSGVRRSAAELLPLLDELGSSTGGAHYPTGWAMAGNTPFRRYKQFVDLGGVRSPLVVSWPAGNVEAGSVRPQFVHAIDIAPTLLELLGVQPPAPMDGSSVAAALTSDSPEIGRSTQHWEMLGHRAIWHDGWRAVTRHVCGEPYENDEWRLYDARNDFAESIDIAASEPERLSELQELWWKAAHAHDMFPLDDRPLHELIGIRGPVGLYAERQFVLRPGQGHVPLSSAVTGSNRSIDVTAHFLADASAEGGVLLSSGNVQGGFLLRCEAGRLVFEHSMLGEHVSVSSPEPLGAEVRTAGFRLTAHEDRTGDVELVVGEQVVASVHLGNTSAHLSFWGMDVGEAPVSTFSSAPLHPVSAGLLERIVVDVHPAADDALELAESILASE, encoded by the coding sequence ATGTCGACTTCTCCCGCAGGATTTGCCGGAATCATTGGCGAGACGGTCGCAGACTCGACGCCTTCCTGGGCGGAACCGAGCAGCGCCCGCGCCAAGCGGCCCAACGTGGTCGTGGTGATCCTCGACGACACGGGCTGGGCGGACTTCGGCTGCTTCGGCTCGGAGATCAGCACGCCCACGATCGACGCCCTCGCGGCATCCGGGGTGCGCTTCAGCAACTTCAACGTCACGCCGCTCTGCTCGCCGACCCGGGCCTCGCTGCTCAGCGGGCGCAACCACCACGCGATCGGCATGCGGTTCTTGGCCGACACCGACACCGGGTTCCCGAACTCCCGCGGGGCGATCCGGCCGGATGTCGCACTGCTGCCGCAGATCCTGCGCGAGGAGGGCTACGGCACCTACCTCGTCGGCAAGTGGCACCTCGCCCCGCTGCACGAGCTGACCCCGGCCGGCCCGTACCAGAACTGGCCGCTCGCCCGCGGCTTCGACCGCTACTACGGCTTCCTCGACGGCTGCACCGACCAGTACGAGCCGGAGCTCTACGAGGACAACCACCCGACGGCCGTGCCCGACCGGCCGAACTACCACCTGAGCGAGGACCTCGCCGACAAGGCGGCCAGCTACGTGCGCAACCACGTCGCCTACCGACCGCACGACCCGTTCTACCTCCAGCTCGCGCTCGGCGCCACGCACGCCCCGTTCCAGGCGCCGCGGGAGTTCATCGACCGCTACGTCGACACCTTCACCACGGGCTGGGACGTCACCCGGCGCGAGCGGCTGGAGCGCCAGATCGAGCTCGGCCTCTCCCCCGAGGGCACGACGCTGACCGATCGCGTCGACGGCGTCGCGGCCTGGGACGAGCTCGACGACGAGCAGCGCACCGTCTTCGCGCAGCTCCAGGCGGCCTTCGCCGGATTCCTCGAGCACGCCGACGCACAGCTGGGCCGATTCCTCGACGAGCTGAGCGCCCTCGGCGAGCGCGACAACACGATCGTGCTCGTGCTCTCCGACAACGGGGCCAGCCCAGAGGGCGGCGCAGGCGGTGACGTCGACACCAACGCGCCATACAGCGGCGTGCGCCGCAGCGCGGCCGAGCTGCTGCCCCTGCTCGACGAGCTGGGCTCCAGCACCGGCGGCGCGCACTACCCGACCGGCTGGGCGATGGCCGGCAACACCCCGTTCCGGCGCTACAAGCAGTTCGTCGACCTCGGCGGCGTGCGCTCCCCGCTCGTCGTCTCCTGGCCGGCCGGCAACGTCGAGGCCGGATCGGTGCGTCCGCAGTTCGTGCATGCCATCGACATCGCCCCGACGCTGCTCGAACTGCTCGGCGTGCAGCCGCCCGCCCCCATGGACGGCTCCAGCGTCGCGGCGGCACTCACGAGCGACAGCCCCGAGATCGGGCGCAGCACCCAGCACTGGGAGATGCTCGGCCACCGGGCGATCTGGCACGACGGCTGGCGCGCGGTGACCAGGCACGTCTGCGGTGAGCCGTACGAGAACGACGAGTGGCGCCTCTACGACGCCCGCAACGACTTCGCCGAGTCCATCGACATCGCCGCGAGCGAGCCCGAGCGGCTGAGCGAGCTGCAGGAGCTGTGGTGGAAGGCCGCGCACGCGCACGACATGTTCCCGCTCGACGACCGGCCACTGCACGAGCTCATCGGCATCCGCGGCCCCGTCGGCCTCTACGCCGAGCGCCAGTTCGTGCTGCGCCCCGGCCAGGGCCACGTGCCGCTCTCCAGCGCCGTCACCGGCTCGAACCGCTCCATCGACGTCACCGCGCACTTCCTCGCCGACGCGAGCGCCGAGGGCGGGGTGTTGCTCTCCAGCGGCAACGTGCAGGGCGGCTTCCTGCTGCGCTGCGAGGCCGGCCGCCTCGTCTTCGAGCACTCCATGCTCGGCGAGCACGTCAGCGTCAGCTCCCCCGAGCCGCTCGGCGCCGAGGTGCGGACGGCCGGGTTCCGGCTCACCGCGCACGAGGACCGCACGGGCGACGTCGAGCTCGTCGTGGGCGAGCAGGTGGTGGCATCCGTGCACCTCGGCAACACCTCGGCCCACCTCTCCTTCTGGGGCATGGATGTCGGCGAGGCG